The DNA sequence GCAGCGCCTGCCCGTCTCCTGTCCGCCTCCGACCTGGCGATGATCGCCGTGGTCGTCATCTGGGGGACCAACTACACCCTCGTGAAGGACGCACTGGACGGCATGCCGCCCCGGGCCTTCATGGCGTTGCGCTTCGCGCTCGCGGCGCTCGCGATGGGCGGAGTGCTCTGGGCGGTGGAGGGTCACAAGCCGCTGCCGTGGAAAGTGTTCCTGCGACTCACCGCGCTGGGGTTCGTGGGCAACACGCTGTACCAGCTGTGCTTCATCGAAGGCCTCGCGCGGACGACCGCGGCCAACAGCGGCATGCTCACCGCGGTGAGCCCGGTGGTGACGGCGGCCCTGGGCGCGGCGCTGGGCATCGAACGGCTGCGGCGCCCGGTCGTGATCGGGCTCTCGCTCGCGGTGGTGGGGACGCTGCTGGTGGTGGGAGCGCGGGGCCCGGACCTGGGCGCGGCGACGTGGACGGGCAACGCGCTGATCGTCGGAAGCTCGCTGTGCTGGTCCATCTACACGGTGGGGACGCGAGCGGTGGGCGCGGAGGTCTCCCCGCTGCGCATCACCGCCATCACCATGCTCACGGGAGCGCCGGGCGTGGTGCTG is a window from the Corallococcus silvisoli genome containing:
- a CDS encoding DMT family transporter, with product MSTSSPAVAAPARLLSASDLAMIAVVVIWGTNYTLVKDALDGMPPRAFMALRFALAALAMGGVLWAVEGHKPLPWKVFLRLTALGFVGNTLYQLCFIEGLARTTAANSGMLTAVSPVVTAALGAALGIERLRRPVVIGLSLAVVGTLLVVGARGPDLGAATWTGNALIVGSSLCWSIYTVGTRAVGAEVSPLRITAITMLTGAPGVVLAGASQVIAMDASRVSAAGWLALVYSALVPLVLAYFVWFRSVQQVGTNRTTLYGTGIPVVAALTAWAVRGERPTLLQALGTALILAGVLLSRRKDAAITKA